The Collinsella aerofaciens genomic sequence CCTCGATGACATCGCCCGTGCGCAGACGCGCGGAACGGATGAGGTATGCGGGCACGAAGGCGTCGTCGTTGGACTTCATGTAGCCATGGGCGTGGATGATGCCGGAGCTGTCTGGGCGAATCTGCAGAATGCCCTTGATATCGCGGAAACCCTCGGCCTTTGCGGCGGTAGTGTAGATCTCCTCGACGAGCTCGGCCTTCTTCTTGCCGGTCGTCTCGATCTCGAACTCCTTGGCCTTCTCGCGCAGCTCGGCGACCTTCATGGCCGCGAGCTCCTCGCGCGAAAGCGTGGGCTCAGTCGGAGCGGCATTGCGCTCCTTATTGCGCTGCTTGCGGTCGCGCTGACGGTTGCGGCGATCGTTGTTACGCTCGTCCTTGCGCTCGTTGCGGTCATTACGCTCGTCGTTGCGCTTGTGCTGACGGCGGTTGGGGCGAGCGCTCTCTTCGGTCTCGACGGGGGCGGTGCCATCGGTTGCGGAGGCGTCTTCGTTAGCCGAAGCATCATCGCTGGCCTCGGCATTGGAATCGCCCTGCGGCTCGGCCTCGGCATGCTGCTCGACGGCCTTGGCCTTAGCGGACTTCTTGCGACCGCGCTTGGGCTTCTCGGACGCAGACTGTTCGACGTCTTGGGGCTCGGCGGCATCAGTCGATGCATCGGCGGTCGTCTCGGCGGAAACCTCGGACGCACCCTTCTTGGCAGCCTTGGCCTTGGACGTGCGCTTAGCAGCAGTACGATGGCTGCGACCAGGACGGACGTCGGCGGGCTCGACATCGGCAGAAACGGCCTCGGAAGTCGTAGCATCCTGGACGGGCGCGTCGGCAGCGGTTGCAGGCTCGGCGGTCGCCGCAGCATCCCGAGCGGCGGCGGCTGCGGCTGCGGCCTTCTCGGCCTCGACGAAAGCCTTGGGCTTGCGACCGCGACGGTGCGGGCGCAAAGCCGGATCGACAACGGGAACTTCGCTGGCCTCGACAGGCGCAGCGGGCTCAACAGGCGATGTGCCCTCCCCTGCCGCGGAACGGACCGAAGCCTCAGCGAGCTCGGGGGTTACCTGATCGGCAACCTGCTCGGCCTTAGCAGCCGTGCGACGGCGTGTGCGCGGTACCGGCTTCTCGGTTGGCTGGTCGGCGACAGGGGTCTCGGTGGCGGCAGGCGTCTCGGGCACAAACGGAGCTGCAAGCTCGGTCAGAGCCGCGGCCTCACGCTCGGCAGCACGACGGCGGGCGCGCACCACCTGAGCCTCGCTAATCTGCGCCAACGCACGTGCCTGCGCGACCTCATCGGAAATCGGCGCCGAGGAGTCAGCTGCAACGGTACGCTTGGCGCGCGTCGTGCGCGTGGTACGGCGCTTGGGCTTGGTGACCTCCTCGCCGTCATCGGCAGGCTTGGCCGCGCGGCGCGTACGCTTGGGCTTTGCCGGAGCAGCCTCCTCACCAGTTGCAGACACGGCCTTCTCAGCCGCTACAGGCGTAGGCGTCGAAGCAGCCTTAGGCGTCTCAGGAGCCGAGGCTTGCGCGGGCGCCGCGACCTGGTCCGACGCAACCGGTGCAGCGGGAGCGGCTTGCGTCGTCGTTATTTCGTTTTCTTGCTGTTGATCAGACACAGTGTTTGCTCAACTTTCTTTTCAAGCCCTGTGATCACATGCTCCCTGCATAAACCTTCAGGGCGGCTAAACAGTCTAGCTCCGTCAAATACCGACGGACATCATTGATCTGTATCGAGATATTTGCGTCATATACGCAGCTTTAGTGTAACACAACCGCCGCCACCTGCAACTTAGTCATTGGACGTTCTTAAACGCCCAGTCATCAGGGACACTCCTCCTCAAAAGCGCCTTGAAATGTCGCGCCAGAGGAGTGAAGCCGTGGCACCTGGAATAGCCGCGCCACGAATCGCGCCCATCTGCTACGTTTGCCCCGAGCCCCTGACCATACCCTTGTTTTTTCAAAAACAACGAGTCTGCTACCTGCGGTTTTAATATCGTACTTTTCGGCATGGTTCGGGATATGCGTCCAAACGTAGGAGATGAGCCCAATTCGTGACGGACGGTATCCCGCCACCCCTCTTCGAGACAAAAATGATCCGTTTTCCTCCGTCCCCAAGGGACAATTTTCAAAACTACGCCGGATTACGGGGCCAGGATGCTGCAAGCCAACCATACCCTGCATTATCAAGAAACAATAAGCCATCTACCTGCGGGTTTAATTTCACTATTGGCACCATGGTCGCCAGTTGGCGATTCAGCCCCGTAAACCGGTATAGTTGCAATTTGGTAGCATTTCCCAGCAAACCAAATAGTCTCACCAAACGCAAAAAACCCGACCTCCGCATGGAGATCGGGCTTATAGGGCTCAGCAAAGCCGAACCTACACGGTCAAATGATCCGTAGCTTACATCTGCTCGGGCGCGGAAACGCCAACGAGGGTGAGCACCAGGGCGAGCGTCACGCGAACGGCGTCGCAAGCGGCCAGACGGGCGCGCGAAAGCTCGGGGTCGACGGGACGGCCCTCGCTCGGCAGAACCTGGCAGGCAGCGTAGAAGCTGTGGAAGTCGCCGGCGAGTTCCTCAGCAAAGTGCGTCAGACGGAACGGGGCGCGGTCGCGAGCGCAGCTGGCAATCAGGTCGGTGAGCTCGTTGAGCTTACGCGAAAGGGCGAGCTCGGTCGGGTCGGTCAGCAGCGAGTAATCGACGTTCTCACCGATGGCCTTGGCGGCGACGGCCTTCATGCCCATCTCGTCAGCCTGCTCGGGCGTAACGTCGGCGGCACGGCGCAGGATGGAGCACACGCGGGCGTGAGCATACTGCACGTAATAGACCGGGTTGGAGTTATCGCGCTTCTTAACGGCCTCAATATCGAAGTCGACCATCTGGTTGGAGCTCTTGGAGATGAGCGTGTAGCGAGCGGCATCGGAGCCGACCTCGTCGACAAGCTCCTGCAGGGTCACCATGGTGCCCTTGCGCTTGGACATACGGACGGGCTTGCCGTTACGCAGCAGGTTGACGAGCTGGCCCAGCAGAACCTCAAACTTGCCGGGATAGCCAAGAGCGTCGCAGACGCAGCGGACGCGCTCGATGTAGCCGTGGTGGTCGGCGCCCCAGATGTCGATGACGTGGTCGACGCGCTGGAACTTATCCCAGTGATAGGCGACGTCGGAGGCGAAGTAGGTGTACTCGCCGTCGGACTTGATCAGAACGCGGTCCTTGTCATCGCCCAGGTCGGTGGAGCGGAACCACAGGGCGCCGTCCTTGGTGTAGAGATAGCCCATCTTGTCGAGCTTCTCAAAAGCGCGGTCGACGGCGGAGGTGCCGGCGGTCTCGCCCTCGGTGTCCTTCACATACAGCGAGCGCTCGGAGAACCAACGATCGAAGTCGCAGTTAACGGCATGGCAAAGGTCGCGCATGTTGTCGACCATCTTTACATAGCCGCGCTCGCGGAAGCTCTCCATGCGCTCCTGCGGATCGGCGTTGACCCACTTATCGCCGTCGGTGCGCCAGAACTCGGCGGCCTCGTCGATGATGTAGTCGCCGCCGTAGGAGTCCTTGCCCAGGGTCTCGGCAAAGTTGTCCTGATACGGATGGGTCTCGGGATGCTCGTCGTTCTCGTCGGCAACAAAGGCGTCGCGGTCGGCGATCAGCAGCTTGTGAGCCTCGTCGATATCCACGCCCTGCTTGGCGATGATGTCGGCAAGCTGCATATAGCGCGTGCTGATGGAGTTGCCGAAGGTGTTCATCTGAGAGCCGTGGTCGTTGATGTAGAACTCACGCTGGATGTCGTAACCGGCGTGATCCATAACGCGGCAGAGCGAGTCGCCCAGCGCGGCCCAGCGGCCGTGGCCGATGTGCATGGGGCCGACGGGGTTGGCGGAAACGAACTCGACCTGGGTCTTCAGGCCACCACCGACGTTGGACTTAGCGAAGTCCATACCCTTCTCGCGAGCCTCGCCAAAGATGGCATTCTTGACGGCAACGGAGAGGTAGAAGTTGATGAAGCCAGGGCCTGCGATCTCGACCTTCTCGATCGCGGGGTCCTCGGGCATATGGGCAACGATGGCCTCGGCGATCTTGCGCGGGGCGCAGTGGGCCAGCTTGGCGGACTTCAGGGCCATGGTAGAGGTCCACTCGCCATGAGAAGTGTCAGCCGGTCGCTCGATAGCGCAATCGTCAAGTTCAAATGCGGAAAGGTCGCCGGCCTCCTGGGCCGCAGCAAGCGCAGCGCGTACCAGCTCTTCAATCTTCTCGGGCATAGATCCTCCTTGTGTTAAAGCCCCCGAGCTCTTGGTCACTCGTAGGGCAAAAGCCAGAGTTTGTAGCACTCTATCACAAGCGACGGGCACTGTCGCAGGGTAAAGCTAATAGATATTGCATATGCACAAAAATGACTACAGCTTGTATGGAGTCACTCAAAGATGCCGGTCTGCCTGCAGATTATGCAGGCGTTGAAAATGCATAAAGGTGTGAATGAGCTGCGTCTGTTATCGAATACTCTTACCTATCAGAGTTGTGTGCTTTTCCTGCATAAAGTACGGGTTTGCGCACGTCAGCGTGTTATTCTAGACATACGTAAATTCGTATAAGTTGGAGGTAGCATGTTCTCAATCGGTCAACACGTCATTCATCCGGGCCAGGGAGTCTGCACCGTCGTCGGTTTTAGGGACGACACACCGCAGCCCATGCTGCTGCTCGAGACCAAGCAGGGACATGCGCAGACGATCCTCATGTACCCCGTGGCGCAGGCCGACCGTCTGCACGCCGCCATCTCTCAGCAAGATGCCGAGCACCTGCTGAGCCACTATGACGAGCTGGAGTGCGACACCTTTACCGAGCGCAACAGCTCGCTTGAGGAGACACACTTTAAGCAGCAGCTCAAGCTGGGCGCGCCCGAGACGGTCCGCGTGGCAAAGACCATGATGCACCGCATTCGCCAGGCCGAGGAAGCTGATAAAAAACCCAGCTCCTACTACATGCGCGTACTCAAGGAGGCCAAACGCCGCTCCATCGAGGAGTTCGCCGTGGCCCTTGGCGTCACCGAGGAGGCCGCCGAAGCCCGCCTAGCCCAAGCCGCCCTCAACTAACCCATCCGCGCCAAAAACCACCACAAAGGGAACAGGCACCTTTGTGGTGGTTTTCTTGTTCTAGTAGTATTCATTCTTATCGATACCCACGAGCACAAGGAGTCTCTTATGGCAGAGCCGCTTACCGCCGGAATCACCCGCGACCGCGCGTTCGAACTGCTCAATGAGCACAACAAGGACCCGTTCCATATCACCCATGGCGAGACGGTCGAGGGCACTATGCGCTACTTTGCGCGCGAGTTCGACCCCGAGAACGAGGAGTTTTGGGGCATCGTCGGTCTGCTGCACGACCTGGATTGGGAG encodes the following:
- the rho gene encoding transcription termination factor Rho; this translates as MSDQQQENEITTTQAAPAAPVASDQVAAPAQASAPETPKAASTPTPVAAEKAVSATGEEAAPAKPKRTRRAAKPADDGEEVTKPKRRTTRTTRAKRTVAADSSAPISDEVAQARALAQISEAQVVRARRRAAEREAAALTELAAPFVPETPAATETPVADQPTEKPVPRTRRRTAAKAEQVADQVTPELAEASVRSAAGEGTSPVEPAAPVEASEVPVVDPALRPHRRGRKPKAFVEAEKAAAAAAAARDAAATAEPATAADAPVQDATTSEAVSADVEPADVRPGRSHRTAAKRTSKAKAAKKGASEVSAETTADASTDAAEPQDVEQSASEKPKRGRKKSAKAKAVEQHAEAEPQGDSNAEASDDASANEDASATDGTAPVETEESARPNRRQHKRNDERNDRNERKDERNNDRRNRQRDRKQRNKERNAAPTEPTLSREELAAMKVAELREKAKEFEIETTGKKKAELVEEIYTTAAKAEGFRDIKGILQIRPDSSGIIHAHGYMKSNDDAFVPAYLIRSARLRTGDVIEGSLRPSRGGDKRAGLAKITTVNGMDPEQIRNRPKFGDLTPVYPNEPLRMEHGKDSITGRAIDIVSPIGKGQRGLIVSPPKAGKTTILKKICQSISINNPEVHLICLLVDERPEEVTDMQRSIKGEVVASTFDMPADNHTRVAELVIERAKRIVELGGDVVVVLDSITRLARAYNLAAPASGRILSGGVDSAALYPPKRFLGAARNIENGGSLTILASALIDTGSKMDEVIFEEFKGTGNMELKLDRDLADRRIFPAIDPVASGTRNEDLLVDEQMRPFVFGLRRILAGMNNTERAAASFIKGLKGTNTNQEFLVRSAKKHSDYEQTF
- the argS gene encoding arginine--tRNA ligase, whose translation is MPEKIEELVRAALAAAQEAGDLSAFELDDCAIERPADTSHGEWTSTMALKSAKLAHCAPRKIAEAIVAHMPEDPAIEKVEIAGPGFINFYLSVAVKNAIFGEAREKGMDFAKSNVGGGLKTQVEFVSANPVGPMHIGHGRWAALGDSLCRVMDHAGYDIQREFYINDHGSQMNTFGNSISTRYMQLADIIAKQGVDIDEAHKLLIADRDAFVADENDEHPETHPYQDNFAETLGKDSYGGDYIIDEAAEFWRTDGDKWVNADPQERMESFRERGYVKMVDNMRDLCHAVNCDFDRWFSERSLYVKDTEGETAGTSAVDRAFEKLDKMGYLYTKDGALWFRSTDLGDDKDRVLIKSDGEYTYFASDVAYHWDKFQRVDHVIDIWGADHHGYIERVRCVCDALGYPGKFEVLLGQLVNLLRNGKPVRMSKRKGTMVTLQELVDEVGSDAARYTLISKSSNQMVDFDIEAVKKRDNSNPVYYVQYAHARVCSILRRAADVTPEQADEMGMKAVAAKAIGENVDYSLLTDPTELALSRKLNELTDLIASCARDRAPFRLTHFAEELAGDFHSFYAACQVLPSEGRPVDPELSRARLAACDAVRVTLALVLTLVGVSAPEQM
- a CDS encoding CarD family transcriptional regulator — encoded protein: MFSIGQHVIHPGQGVCTVVGFRDDTPQPMLLLETKQGHAQTILMYPVAQADRLHAAISQQDAEHLLSHYDELECDTFTERNSSLEETHFKQQLKLGAPETVRVAKTMMHRIRQAEEADKKPSSYYMRVLKEAKRRSIEEFAVALGVTEEAAEARLAQAALN